In Oscillatoria sp. FACHB-1406, the DNA window CTTCGCTATCGCGTAAGGAAGCTTCCATTCCTTGGCGATCGACCCGGAGAATTAAATCTGTCGTGTTTTCAGCAAGCCCGTGAAAGTCTCTTGGCGATCGCGCTTCCGAACTGTTTGCGGCTTCCCCGAGGGTGCGTAAGCGATCTTTTTGGCGCGCGATCCCGCAGGGATCCCCGTAGCGGCGCGCCACGTGCTGCTCGATTCGCGTCCGGACTTCTGGTAAGTGAAAAGGCTGAGAAAAATAGTCATCCCCTAACTCAAATGCTCGCGTTTTTGCCTCCCAACTCTCAACTGCACTGGTACACATGAGAGGCAGCGATCGCGTTAGCGCATGGCTTTTAAAAGCTTGAATCCAGTTTCGAGCGCTTTCCTCTTCGATTCCCTCTAAATCGAGGATGGCTAAATCGGGAGCAAAGCCTGCAATTTTTTCGCTCTCAAACGTTCCAATTTTAAGACGTTCGATGCAACATTGCTGTTCTGCCAGGAGTCGGGCGAACTGTTCTAGAGACCGGGAGCCATTATCGATTGCTAAAATTTTAACGCTCGCCAACCGGACGACCATATCTTGATTTGAAGCTTGTCAAACTTTAAACCCATGATAGCGCAGCTATCTAAGAAAGGTATTTGAGAGAATAAACTACTCGAATTCTTTCCTTCAAACTAAAACTTCGCTAGCTCGCATTCACAGTTCGCCTAAAGCGAAGTTACCATTCCGGAGAAACTAACATAAAATCGACAGCTTTATCGACCTCTAAGGGAGGCGCAAATAAATAACCTTGGGAAAAGTCGCAATCTAGCTCTCGCAGCAATGCCAACTGTTGAGGTGTTTCGATCCCCTCCGCAACCACATCCATTTTCATCGTGCGCGCGATACTAATCATAGCGGGAATTAACCCCAAGCTTTTCGAGTTATTATCGAGTCTTTGCACAAAAGACTTATCAATTTTAAGGGTATCTACGGGGAAAGCGTGAAGATAGCTTAAAGAAGAATAACCCGTCCCAAAATCATCGATACTCAACTGAATTTTTCGAGCGCGCAACTGCTTGAGAATCGTCGATGCAGTTTGAGGATTTTCCATAATTGCACTCTCCGTAATCTCCAGCTTTAAGTTTTTCGGGCTGAGGTGAGTTTTTTCGAGAATGCTATCGATTTTATCAATTAAATTTGGCTGAGCAAATTGACGTGCAGAAAGATTGACGCTAACGGAGATCGAAGCATCGGCAAATCCTCCCTCTTGCCAAGCGCGTAACTGACGGCAAGATTCTTGTAAAACCCAGTAGCCAATCGGCCCAATTAAACTCGTCTCCTCCGCCACGTGAATGAACTCTACTGGGGAGACAAGACCTCGAGTCGGATGCTGCCAGCGCACTAAGGCCTCAAATCCAGCGATTTTTCCAGTGGCTAAGGAAACAATGGGTTGGTAACGCACGATGAATTGCTCGAGGGCGTTTCCTGCAATAGCTGCCCGGAGATCGCGTTCGATCTCGAAAAATTGAATGGCGTTGGCGTGCATTGCTGGCTCGAAAATTTGGTAGCAATCTTTTCCTTGGGCTTTCGCCTGATACATGGCGGTATCGGCATCGCGCAGCATATGCTCGGGTTGTTCGTAGCCGCGATCGCTCAACACAATTCCGATACTAGCACTGATAAAAACGTCGAGACCCAGCACTTCAAAAGGCTGGGCGAACGATTGCAAGAGTCTCTCGGCTACAGCAATCGCATCGGTATAACTCTTAATTCCCGACAGCAGTATTGCAAATTCGTCGCCGCCTAAACGGGCAATGCTATGCTGGGGTTCTAGGCAAGTTTCTAGGCGGCGAGCCGCATCGCAGAGCAGCTTATCGCCGACAGGATGACCGAAGGAATTATTGACGATTTTAAAGCGATCGCAGTCGAGAAACAGTACCGCGAAGCTATAACCTGCTTCTGTTTTCGCACGTTCGAGGGCTGCTTGCAGGTGTTTGAGAAAAAAAATACGATTGGGCAGCCCGGTCAGCGTATCGCGCAGGGCAACTTCCAGCAGGCGCATATGGGCGGCTTCGAGTTGTTGGGTGCGCTCTTCAACTCGACGTTCGAGGGCATTATTCAGTTTGACGACTTCTTGGAGGGCCGCCCTTAAATTGAGTTGGTTTTGGATGCGCGCTAGCACTTCCTCAACTTGAAACGGCTTAGTAATATAATCGACTCCGCCTGCGGTGAAGGCTTGGACTTTATCAAAGGAACTACTCAGCGCGCTTAAAAAAATGATCGGAACCGAGGCGGTTTCCGCAGCAGTTTTCAAGCGCCGACATACTTCATAACCATCGATCCCCGGCATCATAATATCGAGTAAAATCAGATCGGGAACGACAGTGGTTGCCGCTAGCAAGCCCATCTCTCCATTGATGGCAATCCGCACGTCATAGCCTTGTTGGGCTAGCATCGACGATAGGAAACTAAGATTTTCTTGAGTATCATCGACGACCAAAATATCGGCTTTGTATGGATGACGATTCGTGCTATTCATTACGGGTTTTGCCTCGGTCTAAGCACTCGGCTCTATGCGTAAATGGTAACGGGAGTTGGGAACGGAGAATGGGGGATTTCCCAATTTGAATCCTCAACAGCCTCAGCCCGCTCTTCTTCGTGTTTATCGAGAAAATCCCCTTACCTACCAAACTTGGCATAATCGATCCCGATCGCGCAAACAACTTTGGCTCGATTTCCGGCACTTGCGCCTGACTTTAGGGAGGGAGCGAGTAAGAGCTTCTTGAAGGTACGTTTGTTTAAGATACCCATTCAGGCTCTTTTAAGCGAACGATTGAGGCTTTCAGCCGATCGTAAGGTTAATCTTCCCGGTTCTGTCGAACTCGCATTTCCGATCTCTCCGCGTTTTGAGTGCGCTAGCGATCTTATCTGACCTATATTATTCGGAATTATGAAAATTTCCTACCTTTGGAGAATTTAATCGCGGTGTAATGCCATCCTGCTAGAAGGGTAAACGATTTCTGCACAAAGCCTTTAAACTCTGGGATAATGAGGGTTATATCCTATCTACACCTCTTCGGTTCCGAGCGCCACTCTAAAAAGGGCTTGCGGTTCGATTCGGGGAGTAGCTTGGTCTGGAAAATTTTTGCCCTAGTGCGCTATTGTCTTCAATTCGGCGGTCGATATTCAAAACTTATGAAGTTCGTGTTGTTATTAGCAGTAACATTTGCAGCATTCTCGGTCGATCTTCAGGTTGCCCCAAAGGTATTAGGGGAAACAACTTCGAGCGGCAGCGAGATAACGGCTAGCGCTCTGGAAGCGAACGAAGCCTTCGGTGAAGGTTATGAAGTTGGCTACCGCATGGGTTTAAACAGAGGATTCGAGTCGCGATCGGCCAACACCGACTATTTGCCGGAAATTCTCGGCATTGGGGGAGAATTTGGCGATGAAATCGACCGGCGAGCCTCAGCAGGATTTCAGGCGGGATTTCAGGCGGGATTTCACGAAGGTTATTATGCCCGCGATGCTAATACCTCCCGGGCAGAAATCGAACGTTTTAACGACGGTTACAGTCGGGGATACGAGCGGGGGTTTGAGGACGCATTACTCTGCCGCCAAGTGCGCGACTGTGCTTATGCTCCAAAACCAGTTCCAGACCGACTGAATGACGCTCAATACCAGAGTGGCTATCAGTTAGGTTATTGGCAAGCTTTTGAGAAAGGGTGGACGAGCGACAGCAATGCAGGTCGCTTTTAAGCCCCGGTTCTCCAATTGCCAATTTTCGATGCACCAGGGAAGATTCGACGCTCTGGTGCTATTGTTGATGGGCAACAATTGTGTATAATGACGAGCGAGTTTGCTAACTCGCAACAAGCTTTTTTTCCATAACCCGAACCTGAATGGAGTCTGCCATCGCCCAGCGTTCGCAGGAACCCTCTTTTAGGAGCAGGACGGAATTGGCAACCCCAATTATTGCGAAAGTAAAATTCTTATGGCGGTTGGGGAAGTCTCAGAATTCAATAGCGCGATTGAAGAGCGATGAGCCAAGCTGGAATCTTTGATTTACCGAACCGCGAAGACTCGACTTCTGCCGAAGTTCCGGCTCTCGAGCCAGAGAGT includes these proteins:
- a CDS encoding GGDEF domain-containing response regulator, whose product is MNSTNRHPYKADILVVDDTQENLSFLSSMLAQQGYDVRIAINGEMGLLAATTVVPDLILLDIMMPGIDGYEVCRRLKTAAETASVPIIFLSALSSSFDKVQAFTAGGVDYITKPFQVEEVLARIQNQLNLRAALQEVVKLNNALERRVEERTQQLEAAHMRLLEVALRDTLTGLPNRIFFLKHLQAALERAKTEAGYSFAVLFLDCDRFKIVNNSFGHPVGDKLLCDAARRLETCLEPQHSIARLGGDEFAILLSGIKSYTDAIAVAERLLQSFAQPFEVLGLDVFISASIGIVLSDRGYEQPEHMLRDADTAMYQAKAQGKDCYQIFEPAMHANAIQFFEIERDLRAAIAGNALEQFIVRYQPIVSLATGKIAGFEALVRWQHPTRGLVSPVEFIHVAEETSLIGPIGYWVLQESCRQLRAWQEGGFADASISVSVNLSARQFAQPNLIDKIDSILEKTHLSPKNLKLEITESAIMENPQTASTILKQLRARKIQLSIDDFGTGYSSLSYLHAFPVDTLKIDKSFVQRLDNNSKSLGLIPAMISIARTMKMDVVAEGIETPQQLALLRELDCDFSQGYLFAPPLEVDKAVDFMLVSPEW